The following coding sequences lie in one Chionomys nivalis chromosome 8, mChiNiv1.1, whole genome shotgun sequence genomic window:
- the Sirt3 gene encoding NAD-dependent protein deacetylase sirtuin-3, mitochondrial, producing MVGAGISTPSGIPDFRSPGSGLYSNLQQYNIPYPEAIFELDFFFHNPKPFFTLAKELYPGHYKPNVTHYFLRLLYDKELLLRLYTQNIDGLERVSGIPASKLVEAHGTFASATCTVCRRSFPGEDFWADVMADKVPHCSVCTGVVKPDIVFFGEPLPARFLLHVADFPMADLLLILGTSLEVEPFASLSEAVQKSVPRLLINRDLVGPFAWSPRSKDVAQLGDVVESVERLVDLLGWTQELQDLIQRETGKLDGQDR from the exons ATGGTGGGAGCTGGCATCAGCACACCGAGTGGCATCCCAGACTTCAG ATCCCCAGGGAGTGGCCTCTACAGCAACCTGCAGCAGTATAACATCCCATACCCAGAGGCCATTTTTGAACTTGACTTTTTCTTTCACAATCCCAAGCCGTTTTTCACACTGGCCAAGGAGCTGTACCCTGGGCACTATAAGCCTAATGTCACCCACTACTTCCTTCGACTGCTCTACGACAAGGAGCTGCTTCTGAGGCTCTACACACAGAACATCGATGGGCTCGAGAGAG tGTCTGGGATTCCCGCCTCAAAGCTGGTTGAAGCTCATGGGACCTTTGCATCAGCTACGTGCACAGTCTGTCGAAGGTCCTTCCCGGGGGAGGACTTCTGG GCCGATGTGATGGCAGACAAGGTGCCCCACTGCTCTGTCTGTACTGGCGTTGTGAAACCTGACATTGTGTTCTTTGGGGAGCCGCTGCCTGCAAGGTTCCTTCTACATGTGGCCGATTTCCCCATGGCAGATCTGCTACTCATTCTTGGGACCTCCCTGGAG GTGGAGCCTTTTGCTAGCTTGTCTGAAGCAGTACAGAAGTCAGTGCCCCGACTGCTCATCAACCGAGACTTGGTGGGTCCCTTTGCTTGGAGTCCTCGCAGTAAGGATGTGGCCCAGCTGGGCGACGTGGTTGAGAGTGTGGAAAGGCTGGTAGACCTCCTGGGCTGGACACAAGAGCTGCAGGATCTCATCCAGCGGGAGACTGGGAAG CTGGATGGACAGGACAGATAA
- the Ric8a gene encoding synembryn-A translates to MEPRAVADALETGEEDAMTEALQSFNREHSQSFTFDDAQQEDRKRLAKLLVSVLEQGLSPSHRVTWLQTIRILSRDRSCLDSFTSRQSLHALACYADITISEEPIPQPPDMDVLLEALKCLCNLVLSSPTAQMLSAEARLVVRLAERVGLYRKRSYPHEVQFFDLRLLFLLTALRTDVRQQLFQELDGVRLLTDALELTLGVAPTEKPPVALPAQETERAMEILKVLFNITFDSVKREVDEEDAALYRYLGTLLRHCVMVAAAGDRTEEFHGHTVNLLGNLPLKCLDVLLALELHEGSLEFMGVNMEVISALLAFLEKRLHQTHRLKECVAPVLSVLTECARMHRPARKFLKAQVLPPLRDVKTRPEVGDLLRNKLVRLMTHLDTDVKRVAAEFLFVLCSESVPRFIKYTGYGNAAGLLAARGLMAGGRPEGQYSEDEDTDTEEYLEAKASINPVTGRVEEKPPNPMEGMTEEQKEHEAMKLVNMFDKLSRHRVIQPMGMSPRGHLTSLQDAMCETMEGQLSSDPDSDPD, encoded by the exons ATGGAGCCCCGGGCAGTTGCGGATGCCTTGGAGACGGGAGAGGAAGATGCAATGACAGAAGCTCTTCAGTCGTTCAACCGGGAG CACTCCCAGAGCTTCACCTTCGATGATGCCCAACAGGAGGACAGGAAG AGACTCGCAAAGCTGCTGGTCTCCGTCCTGGAGCAGGGCTTGTCACCATCACACCGTGTCACCTGGCTGCAGACTATTCGAATCCTGTCCCGAGACCGCAGCTGCCTGGACTCATTTACCAGCCGCCAGAGCCTTCACGCTCTAGCCTGCTATGCTGACATCACCATCTCAGAGGAGCCCATCCCACAGCCCCCAGACATGGATGTCCTCCTCGAGGCTCTCAAATGCCTGTGCAATCTCGTGCTCAGCAGTCCGACAGCACAGATGCTGTCCGCAGAGGCTCGCCTGGTGGTGAGGCTAGCTGAGCGTGTGGGACTCTACCGCAAAAGGAGCTATCCCCACGAAGTCCAGTTCTTCGACTTGAGGCTCCTCTTCCTGCTAACAGCCCTTCGCACTGATGTGCGCCAGCAACTGTTTCAGGAGCTGGATGGTGTGCGCCTGCTGACGGATGCGCTGGAACTGACCCTGGGGGTGGCCCCTACAGAAAAGCCCCCGGTGGCACTTCCGGCCCAGGAGACCGAGCGGGCCATGGAGATCCTCAAAGTGCTCTTTAACATCACCTTTGACTCTGTCAAGAGGGAGGTGGATGAG GAAGACGCTGCTCTTTACCGGTACCTGGGGACCCTTCTGCGGCACTGTGTGATGGTCGCTGCTGCTGGAGACCGCACGGAGGAGTTCCATGG ACACACGGTGAACCTCCTGGGGAACTTGCCCCTCAAATGTCTGGATGTCCTTCTCGCCCTGGAGCTACATGAGGGCTCCTTAGAGTTCATGGGAGTCAACATGGAAGTGATCAGTGCCCTTCTTGCCTTCCTTGAGAAGCGTCTGCACCAG ACCCACAGGCTGAAGGAGTGTGTGGCACCCGTGCTGAGCGTGTTGACGGAATGTGCCCGCATGCACCGTCCTGCCAGGAAGTTCCTGAAGGCCCAG GTCCTGCCCCCTCTGAGGGATGTGAAGACGCGGCCTGAGGTGGGGGATCTACTTCGAAACAAGCTTGTCCGTCTCATGACTCACCTGGATACTGATGTGAAGAGGGTAGCTGCTGAGTTCCTCTTTGTCTTATGCTCGGAGAGTG TGCCCCGATTCATCAAGTACACAGGCTACGGGAATGCTGCTGGTCTCCTGGCTGCCAGGGGCCTCATGGCTGGGGGCCGGCCCGAGGGCCAGTACTCGGAGGAtgaggacacagacacagaggaatacCTGGAAGCCAAGGCCAG CATCAACCCCGTGACCGGAAGAGTGGAAGAGAAGCCACCCAATCCTATGGAAGGCATgacagaggagcagaaggaacatGAGGCCATGAAGCTAGTGAACATGTTCGACAAGCTCTCCAG GCACAGAGTCATCCAACCCATGGGGATGAGTCCCCGGGGTCACCTCACTTCTCTGCAAGATGCCATGTGTGAGACTATGGAGGGGCAGCTGTCCTCAGATCCCGACTCAGACCCTGACTGA
- the Bet1l gene encoding BET1-like protein, whose protein sequence is MADWTRAQSSGAVEEILDRENKRMADSLASKVTRLKSLALDIDRDTEDQNRYLDGMDSDFTSVTGLLTGSVKRFSTMARSGRDNRKLLCGMAMVLIVAFFILSYLLSRTRT, encoded by the exons ATGGCTGATTGGACTCGCG CTCAGAGTTCTGGTGCTGTGGAGGAGATTCTAGACCGAGAGAACAAGCGGATGGCCGACAGCCTGGCTTCCAAGGTTACCAGGCTCAAATCG ctggccttggacaTCGACAGGGACACCGAAGACCAGAACCGATACCTAGACGGCATG GATTCAGATTTCACGAGTGTGACTGGCCTGCTCACGGGGAGTGTGAAGCGCTTTTCCACAATGGCAAGGTCTGGGCGAGACAACCGGAAGCTTCTGTGCGGTATGGCCATGGTCTTAATTGTGGCCTTCTTCATCCTTTCCTACCTCTTGTCGAGGACAAGGACGTGA
- the Cimap1a gene encoding outer dense fiber protein 3 isoform X2 — MAEEVWVGSWRPHRPRGPIMALYSSPGPKYLIPPTTGFVKHTPTKLRAPAYSFRGAPMLLAENCSPGPRYSVNPKILRTGKDLGPAYSILGRYHTKTMLTPGPGDYFPEKSTKHVFDSAPSHSISARTKTFRVDSTPGPAAYMLPVVMGPHTVGKVSQPSFSIKGRSKLGSFSDDLHKVYLNKPCAPVVTFGIKHSDYMTPLVVDVE; from the exons ATGGCAGAGGAGGTATGGGTGGGCAGTTGGAGGCCCCATCGCCCCCGGGGGCCCATCATGGCCCTCTACAGCAGTCCTGGACCCAAGTACCTGATTCCACCTACCACGG GCTTTGTGAAGCACACACCCACCAAACTTCGAGCACCAGCCTACAGCTTCCGTGGGGCCCCCATGCTCTTGGCGGAGAATTGCTCCCCAGGGCCCCGCTACAGTGTGAACCCCAAGATATTGAGGACTGGCAAGGACCTTGGCCCCGCCTACTCCATCCTGGGGCGGTACCATACCAAGACCATGCTGACCCCTGGCCCGG gTGATTACTTTCCAGAAAAATCTACCAAGCATGTGTTCGACTCAGCACCCAGCCATTCCATTTCTGCCCGGACCAAGACCTTCCGAGTAGACAGCACCCCAG GCCCTGCTGCATACATGTTGCCTGTGGTGATGGGGCCGCACACGGTGGGCAAGGTCTCCCAGCCCTCCTTCTCCATCAAGGGCCGCAGCAAGCTGGGCAGCTTCAGCGACGACCTGCACAAG GTGTACTTGAACAAGCCTTGTGCCCCCGTTGTCACCTTTGGCATCAAGCATTCTGACTACATGACCCCTCTGGTTGTTGATGTGGAATAG
- the Cimap1a gene encoding outer dense fiber protein 3 isoform X1: protein MAEEVWVGSWRPHRPRGPIMALYSSPGPKYLIPPTTGFVKHTPTKLRAPAYSFRGAPMLLAENCSPGPRYSVNPKILRTGKDLGPAYSILGRYHTKTMLTPGPGDYFPEKSTKHVFDSAPSHSISARTKTFRVDSTPGPAAYMLPVVMGPHTVGKVSQPSFSIKGRSKLGSFSDDLHKTPGPAAYRQTDVQVTKFKAPQYTMAARVEPPGDKTLKPGPGAHSPEKVYLNKPCAPVVTFGIKHSDYMTPLVVDVE, encoded by the exons ATGGCAGAGGAGGTATGGGTGGGCAGTTGGAGGCCCCATCGCCCCCGGGGGCCCATCATGGCCCTCTACAGCAGTCCTGGACCCAAGTACCTGATTCCACCTACCACGG GCTTTGTGAAGCACACACCCACCAAACTTCGAGCACCAGCCTACAGCTTCCGTGGGGCCCCCATGCTCTTGGCGGAGAATTGCTCCCCAGGGCCCCGCTACAGTGTGAACCCCAAGATATTGAGGACTGGCAAGGACCTTGGCCCCGCCTACTCCATCCTGGGGCGGTACCATACCAAGACCATGCTGACCCCTGGCCCGG gTGATTACTTTCCAGAAAAATCTACCAAGCATGTGTTCGACTCAGCACCCAGCCATTCCATTTCTGCCCGGACCAAGACCTTCCGAGTAGACAGCACCCCAG GCCCTGCTGCATACATGTTGCCTGTGGTGATGGGGCCGCACACGGTGGGCAAGGTCTCCCAGCCCTCCTTCTCCATCAAGGGCCGCAGCAAGCTGGGCAGCTTCAGCGACGACCTGCACAAG ACTCCAGGTCCTGCAGCATACCGTCAGACTGATGTCCAAGTGACCAAGTTCAAGGCTCCACAGTACACTATGGCTGCCCGGGTGGAGCCGCCAGGGGATAAGACCCTGAAGCCAGGACCAGGAGCCCACAGCCCTGAGAAG GTGTACTTGAACAAGCCTTGTGCCCCCGTTGTCACCTTTGGCATCAAGCATTCTGACTACATGACCCCTCTGGTTGTTGATGTGGAATAG
- the Scgb1c1 gene encoding secretoglobin family 1C member 1 — protein sequence MKGSGALLVVALTLLCVCGLTTAEDNNEFFMEFLQTLLVGTTEELYEGPLGKYNVNDMAKEALGELKSCIDGLQPVHKEQLVKLLVQVLDDQEDT from the exons ATGAAGGGGAGCGGAGCTCTGCTGGTGGTGGCCCTAACCCTGCTCTGCGTCTGCG GGCTGACCACCGCAGAGGATAACAATGAGTTCTTCATGGAGTTCCTGCAAACGCTCCTGGTGGGAACCACAGAAGAGCTCTATGAAGGGCCCCTGGGCAAGTACAATGTCAATGATATGGCCAAGGAAGCCCTGGGAGAGCTCAAGTCCTGCATCGACGGCCTGCAGCCTGTGCACAAGGAACAACTGGTCAAGCTGCTG GTGCAAGTGCTAGATGACCAAGAGGACACATAA